TAAAAGAATTAGGTGCTGAGGTTACTTGGTCATCTTGTAATATCTTTTCTACACAAGATCATGCTGCAGCAGCAATCGCAGATGCGGGAATTCAAGTATATGCATGGAAAGGAATGAATGAAGTGGAGTTTGATTGGTGTATTGAACAAACATTGTTTTTTGGAGAAGATCGTAAACCATTAAATATGATTTTAGATGACGGTGGCGATTTAACCAACATGGTTTTTGATAAATACCCTGAATTAATTAAAGGTATTAAAGGTTTGTCAGAAGAAACAACTACAGGTGTTCACCGTTTGTACGAACGTATGAAAAACGGAACATTGCATATTCCTGCAATTAATGTAAACGACTCTGTAACAAAATCAAAATTTGATAATAAATACGGTTGCCGTGAATCTTTGGTGGATGCTATCCGCAGAGCAACAGATTTGATGCTTGCAGGAAAAGTTGCCGTTGTTGCAGGTTATGGTGATGTTGGAAAAGGATCTGCAGAATCATTGAGTTCTCAAGGTGTGCGAGTTATTGTTACCGAAATTGATCCAATTTGTGCATTGCAAGCAGCAATGGATGGATACCAAGTGCAAAAAATGGATGTTGCCGTGAAAGAAGCAGATATCATTGTTACTGCAACTGGAAATAAAAATATTATTTCTGAACGCCATTTCAGAGCAATGAAAAACAACGCGATTGTTTGTAATATTGGTCATTTTGACAATGAAATTGATATGGCTTGGTTGAACAAAAACTATGGTTCAACAAAAGATGAAATCAAACCTCAAGTGGATAAATATACAATTGATAAGAAAGATATTATTGTCTTAGCTGAAGGGCGTTTGGTAAACTTGGGTTGCGCAACCGGACATCCTTCCTTTGTGATGAGTAACTCTTTCACCAATCAAACATTGGCTCAATTAGAATTGTGGTTACATACAGATAAGTATGAAAATAAAGTATACACTTTGCCAAAACATTTGGATGAAAAAGTGGCGCGTTTGCACTTAGCAAAAATTAATTGTGAATTGGACGTGTTAACACCTGAGCAAGCTGCTTATATTGGTGTAACTGTTGAAGGACCATTTAAATCTGACGCATACAGATACTAATCAACATTTAATCAATTAAAAAGCCTCTTCATTTTTTTGAAGAGGCTTTTTTTATTCTGTTTTATTTAATACTAATTATAAATGTGTAATACCGTTCCGTCAAAGGAAGTATAATATGTTTTTAATGGAAGCACTGCGGGGTTTTGAATGACTGAGCCATCAACCATCGAGAATTGTGAATTGCAACACGTGTCAACTGCAATAATGTTGGAAGCATCAACAGAAACAACCGCACAGGCATCGCTCGAATTATACGTGCAATTTCTGTCGTAGGCCATAAATTCAGAAATGGATTTACGATAAACCAAAATACCGCGCGCTCCTCCTGTGATGTAAACCCAGCCACCCACAGCATTCAAATCAATAAAGCTCGGATTACTCAAATAAATATAGGTGTCAACCGGCACAATGGGAACCGTATTGTTTTCGTCTTTTTTACAGGTAGAAAACAATAAGCTCATAAAGCAGCCAAGGGTAATTGAGGCGAGGTATGTGTTTTTAATTCGCATGTGTGGAACAAATTTAATGTTTTTAATTCAATTGGCAGACTTTGGATTATTCATTAGATTTGTGTGCAAATACAATTTATGAAAACCATTTTTAAGATAATAACTTACGTGCTTGTTTTTTTATTGCCTATGGCTTCTCTTGCTCAAGAGAAAGTCAAGGATAAAGCACCTGCAACTAGCAGAGCTCAAAAAAAAGCAGCAAAAAAGAAATGGAAAGAACAACGCAAGATGGAGCGAGACCATGCAAAAGCGGTAAAAAAGCATCATAAACGTATTCAGCAAAAGAAGACCAGAAAAGAAATGCGCAAAGAAAGAAGGAAGGGAGAAAAGATGCGGAAAAATAAAAGAGAGTTTTTCTTGGTAAGATGGTTTAAAA
This window of the Bacteroidota bacterium genome carries:
- a CDS encoding adenosylhomocysteinase: MSNSTVEKFVKYKVKDMALAAWGRKEIKLAEAEMPGLMSLRAEYGKSKPLAGARIAGCLHMTIQTAVLIETLKELGAEVTWSSCNIFSTQDHAAAAIADAGIQVYAWKGMNEVEFDWCIEQTLFFGEDRKPLNMILDDGGDLTNMVFDKYPELIKGIKGLSEETTTGVHRLYERMKNGTLHIPAINVNDSVTKSKFDNKYGCRESLVDAIRRATDLMLAGKVAVVAGYGDVGKGSAESLSSQGVRVIVTEIDPICALQAAMDGYQVQKMDVAVKEADIIVTATGNKNIISERHFRAMKNNAIVCNIGHFDNEIDMAWLNKNYGSTKDEIKPQVDKYTIDKKDIIVLAEGRLVNLGCATGHPSFVMSNSFTNQTLAQLELWLHTDKYENKVYTLPKHLDEKVARLHLAKINCELDVLTPEQAAYIGVTVEGPFKSDAYRY